Proteins from one Leptospira saintgironsiae genomic window:
- a CDS encoding DNA polymerase domain-containing protein: MNLQTAKGYLFDVYHAEDMVYLWLKNEEGESLLFLDKFNPIIYARGESDLLKKLVKRLFELDAIVDIPVYENRNLFYENKTVPVLKIIITRPSILPKISRKLFALYGKFEIYHSDLDLPTSYMFQKGLFPLCKMEIDYTEDPGAKRIVNVRTKDSPKEMDYEVPKFKIMYLDLQKSHRINIENNPLIVRTDTDYHELSGTNPRRLLEKLDILLREEDPDILLTRYGDQVILPYLFYQSQRHGFLPALDRDRTTPIRRNISTKGTSYFTYGNIVFRAPSYPLFGRWHIDSKNSFVYKEADLMGVLELARLSRLPMQKMARASTGKALTYIETDVALRRGYLVPWQKSAVEAPKTALQLLEADKGGLVFQPDVSHGKTAENVAQLDFAQMYPSIMAMHNISPECVNCLCCVNDDTVPKAPDIGYRICDKRKGVVSEALEHVLERRAYYKQQSKIVSGKLLEDYQAKQASLKWMLVTSFGYLGYRNAKFGRLESHESVNAFGRQKLLIAKETAEEFGYEFVHAITDSIFIKHDDSSPLSESELDSLCLEIQKRTGIKMEVDGVYTWLLFPPSSQDSEMPVANRYMGRFQSGKLKCRGIGARRKDLPNFITSAQHEMLEWMKTKVTIQDLKNSESEILSIYHKYDSIIRQNHIPPEDLLLLKSSSKELEEYEVMGATALSMMKLKDFGMDVQAGEKIKYLVLNQKSKSKDRRYMPEEELQLHPNKIKRTSFDKEYYRKMLVGVFREVWAEFASFKDFDSLIDPQGRFDF, encoded by the coding sequence ATGAACCTCCAAACTGCCAAGGGATATTTGTTCGACGTTTATCATGCGGAGGACATGGTATATCTTTGGCTAAAAAATGAAGAAGGTGAATCCCTTCTCTTCTTGGATAAATTTAATCCGATCATTTACGCAAGAGGAGAATCTGATCTACTTAAAAAATTAGTAAAACGTCTTTTCGAGTTAGATGCAATTGTTGATATTCCTGTTTACGAAAACAGAAATCTATTCTATGAAAATAAAACTGTCCCAGTATTAAAAATCATAATCACCAGACCTTCTATCCTACCTAAGATCAGCCGTAAATTATTCGCTCTATATGGAAAATTCGAGATCTATCATTCTGATCTGGATCTTCCTACTAGTTATATGTTCCAGAAAGGCCTATTTCCATTATGTAAAATGGAGATTGATTATACAGAGGATCCAGGAGCAAAAAGGATCGTAAATGTTAGAACCAAAGATTCTCCAAAGGAAATGGATTATGAGGTTCCCAAATTCAAGATCATGTATTTGGATCTTCAAAAAAGCCATAGGATCAATATAGAAAATAATCCTTTAATAGTTCGAACAGACACTGATTACCATGAACTATCTGGAACAAATCCCAGAAGATTATTAGAAAAACTAGATATACTTTTAAGAGAAGAAGATCCAGACATTCTTCTCACAAGATATGGAGATCAGGTCATTCTACCCTATCTATTTTACCAATCTCAAAGACATGGATTTTTACCTGCGTTAGACAGGGACAGGACTACTCCGATCCGAAGGAATATCAGCACAAAGGGAACCAGCTACTTTACTTATGGAAATATTGTATTTCGTGCACCTTCATATCCTTTATTTGGAAGATGGCATATAGATTCTAAAAACAGTTTCGTATATAAGGAAGCGGATCTAATGGGAGTCTTGGAACTCGCAAGACTCTCCAGACTTCCTATGCAGAAGATGGCAAGAGCATCCACAGGAAAGGCACTCACTTATATAGAAACTGACGTTGCATTAAGAAGAGGTTACTTAGTTCCTTGGCAAAAAAGCGCGGTAGAAGCCCCTAAAACAGCTCTCCAATTACTTGAGGCAGACAAAGGAGGTTTAGTTTTCCAACCAGATGTTAGCCATGGAAAAACAGCGGAGAATGTCGCACAATTGGATTTTGCTCAGATGTATCCCAGCATCATGGCAATGCATAATATTTCTCCTGAATGCGTGAACTGCCTATGCTGTGTAAACGACGATACAGTTCCAAAAGCTCCAGATATAGGATATCGTATATGCGATAAACGTAAAGGAGTCGTTTCAGAAGCTTTAGAACATGTGTTGGAAAGAAGGGCTTACTATAAACAACAATCCAAAATTGTATCCGGAAAACTCTTGGAAGACTACCAAGCAAAACAAGCTAGTTTAAAATGGATGTTAGTTACTTCTTTTGGATATTTGGGTTATAGAAATGCAAAATTCGGAAGATTAGAAAGCCACGAAAGTGTAAACGCATTCGGAAGACAAAAACTTCTAATCGCAAAAGAAACTGCGGAAGAATTCGGTTATGAATTCGTTCATGCAATCACTGACAGTATATTTATCAAACACGATGACTCTTCTCCACTAAGCGAATCCGAATTGGATTCTTTATGTTTAGAAATACAAAAGCGGACCGGCATTAAAATGGAAGTAGATGGAGTTTACACTTGGTTACTTTTTCCTCCTTCCAGCCAAGATTCCGAAATGCCTGTTGCAAATAGATACATGGGAAGATTCCAATCTGGAAAATTAAAGTGCAGAGGGATAGGAGCCAGAAGAAAGGACCTACCCAATTTTATCACAAGTGCTCAACATGAAATGTTGGAATGGATGAAAACCAAGGTCACTATCCAAGATCTAAAAAACTCTGAATCCGAAATTTTATCCATCTATCATAAATACGATTCTATCATCCGACAAAATCATATTCCCCCTGAAGATCTTCTACTTCTCAAATCCAGTTCCAAAGAATTGGAAGAATATGAAGTAATGGGAGCTACAGCACTTTCTATGATGAAACTTAAGGATTTTGGAATGGATGTGCAGGCAGGAGAAAAAATAAAATATCTAGTATTAAATCAAAAGTCAAAATCGAAAGACAGAAGATACATGCCGGAGGAAGAACTACAACTCCATCCGAACAAGATCAAAAGAACAAGTTTCGACAAAGAATATTATAGAAAAATGTTAGTTGGGGTTTTTAGAGAAGTTTGGGCAGAATTTGCATCCTTCAAGGATTTTGATTCTCTTATAGATCCTCAGGGAAGGTTCGATTTTTAG
- a CDS encoding DUF1577 domain-containing protein: MQYFEKNSRALDYIVSKDQKKHVILKYLLDQELSLKIYPFDQKAVIKKYLEEDEKVLIRMPEGWGETGEKKVSLFKILAKYIEIDCQFLQKAEKDLYLLKVERLAIAKLNREGARVPVLNGKAVATNLITPKTVIEANMFNIPTLIKVNLEDYKNRLKKNSADSIVIETFKPGLDRKFEIVKRSRKSLLLEDTQNVNSYSESGPDRLDYSKDIDDDIAAIIRKFKDQKIVSELIRPIIYKNHSDQPIPIGYIWIQSRDKKLSPDYLAELGRLSDEVVGRIKESNTIKTTEKFTILDASPRGIKVKIHDPNLIDSLPKQEGFILDVLFKMQAPLTVSAAIRWWGKDEDGNLILGLEFKSKSDHPGERDRYIKNLELMQKGAL; the protein is encoded by the coding sequence ATGCAATATTTTGAAAAGAATTCCAGAGCCTTAGATTATATAGTTTCCAAGGACCAGAAAAAGCACGTCATTCTGAAGTATCTTCTAGACCAGGAACTATCTCTCAAGATCTATCCTTTTGATCAAAAGGCTGTTATCAAAAAGTATTTAGAAGAGGATGAAAAAGTCCTGATCCGTATGCCAGAGGGTTGGGGAGAAACCGGAGAGAAGAAGGTCTCCTTATTCAAGATCCTTGCTAAGTATATAGAAATTGACTGTCAATTCCTTCAAAAGGCGGAGAAGGACCTTTACTTATTGAAAGTAGAAAGGCTTGCTATTGCAAAATTGAATCGAGAAGGCGCTAGGGTTCCTGTTTTAAACGGCAAAGCAGTCGCTACCAATCTAATTACACCAAAAACAGTGATCGAAGCGAATATGTTCAATATTCCGACTTTGATAAAGGTAAATTTAGAAGATTATAAAAATCGCCTGAAAAAGAATAGTGCAGACAGTATAGTAATAGAGACATTCAAACCTGGACTAGATAGAAAGTTCGAGATTGTAAAACGTTCTCGTAAGTCTTTGTTGTTGGAAGATACACAAAACGTTAATTCTTATTCTGAATCTGGACCGGATCGTTTGGATTATTCCAAAGATATTGACGATGATATAGCAGCGATAATCCGAAAATTTAAGGACCAAAAAATAGTTTCTGAGCTTATTCGTCCTATTATTTACAAAAATCATTCTGATCAACCGATTCCCATTGGTTATATCTGGATACAAAGTAGGGATAAAAAACTCAGTCCAGATTATTTGGCTGAATTAGGAAGACTTTCAGATGAAGTTGTGGGCCGGATCAAAGAATCGAACACTATAAAGACTACTGAAAAATTTACGATCTTAGATGCTTCTCCCAGAGGAATTAAGGTGAAGATACATGATCCAAATCTTATTGATTCTTTGCCTAAACAAGAGGGCTTTATATTAGATGTTTTATTCAAAATGCAGGCTCCATTGACTGTGTCTGCTGCGATCCGTTGGTGGGGAAAGGACGAGGATGGAAATTTGATTTTAGGTTTGGAATTTAAGAGTAAATCAGATCATCCTGGAGAAAGAGACAGATATATTAAAAATTTAGAATTGATGCAAAAGGGTGCACTTTAA
- a CDS encoding Lp29 family lipoprotein, with the protein MRLLVLSICFLFLSNACASRYSLTQTGDVGAPTKQPTKKFRIAYLGFNTFKSTKLKNPDGTVDFEALSDPYSRTIKEPIGGSFPIPGENKPNGIRKDLATEKVSKFVKSFLEVTGPTGIRELEKFLEISKTGENYTYSFKNLPYDYYIVGLHYPVFEKTRNVGLNFVTIFSSLFSVATLGILPSYEAYTANTKVLVYDKNLNLIKELEYDNSYSVWRALWISPNPKECGIGSLSCLGMFSPTLGTNPPMVFEVNSPKVSADLSDYINTLK; encoded by the coding sequence ATGCGTTTACTGGTTCTTTCTATCTGCTTTTTATTTTTATCCAACGCCTGTGCTTCCAGATATTCCCTTACACAAACCGGCGATGTCGGAGCTCCTACAAAACAACCTACCAAAAAATTTAGGATCGCTTATTTAGGATTTAACACTTTTAAATCCACTAAATTAAAAAACCCAGATGGAACAGTTGATTTTGAAGCTCTTTCAGATCCATATTCTCGCACGATCAAAGAACCTATTGGAGGAAGTTTTCCTATTCCTGGAGAGAATAAGCCGAACGGAATTAGGAAAGATTTAGCTACGGAGAAGGTTTCTAAATTCGTAAAATCTTTCTTAGAGGTAACAGGTCCTACAGGGATCAGGGAATTAGAAAAGTTTTTAGAGATCTCGAAAACAGGAGAGAATTATACATATTCGTTCAAAAACCTCCCTTATGATTATTATATTGTGGGATTACATTATCCAGTTTTTGAAAAAACAAGGAACGTAGGCCTGAACTTTGTGACCATATTCTCCAGTTTGTTCAGTGTAGCCACTTTAGGGATCTTGCCTTCTTATGAGGCGTATACCGCAAATACAAAAGTTTTAGTATATGATAAAAACTTAAATTTGATTAAAGAATTAGAATACGACAATAGTTATTCAGTTTGGAGAGCATTATGGATCTCTCCGAATCCTAAAGAATGTGGGATCGGAAGTTTAAGTTGTCTTGGAATGTTTAGTCCTACATTGGGAACAAATCCTCCAATGGTATTTGAAGTAAATTCTCCTAAGGTCAGCGCTGATTTAAGTGATTATATAAATACTTTAAAGTAA